A stretch of DNA from Vibrio gallaecicus:
ACGCAATTGGCTTCGATCGTCTAGTAAATATGATGGAAGCAAATACTTCAAAGAACACTTCTGGTGGCTACCCGCCATATAACATCGAGCAAAAAGACGAGAATAAATACCGTATTACCATGGCGGTTGCTGGTTTTGCTGATGAGCAATTAGATCTGACTCAGAAAGAGAACATGCTGATTGTAAAAGGTGAGCGCAAAACAGAAGAAGAGAAAACTTACGTTTATCAAGGTATCGCAGAGCGTGATTTCGAACGTAAATTCCAACTGGCTGATTATGTAAAAGTGGTAGGCGCAAGTATGGAAAATGGTCTTCTACATATCGACCTAGAACGTGAAATCCCTGAAGCAATGCAACCACGTAAGATTGCTATCAATGGTAAAAGTTTACTAGAAGGCTAAGTGTTATACGTTCATTTGAACTAAAACGTATCGGGAAATAAGAGTGAAAGAGCACCATGTAGGTGCTCTTTTTAATTTCTATAATCTTGATTTATATAGGTTAGGTCCAACAAGAAAACTTAGACTTGTTGATAAGCTTTTTTCACTTCTTCAGCAATAATAGCAATGCCTTTTTGCATAGCCTCATCGTCTTGCACGTAGTTCATTCTTAGACACTGGTGTGCGTGTTCCCAGTCGTCCTTTTGACCAATGAAGAAGTACTCCCCAGGTACGATTAAGACGCCACGAGCTTTCAGGCGATCGTATAGTTCCATGGTAGTGATTGGTAGTTCGTCAAACCATAGCCACAAGAATATAGCGCCTTCTGGTTTATGGATTCTAAATCTCGGATCAGTAATCGCTTGTTGCAATAACTCGACAGCGCGTAAGGATTTTTCTTTATAGAAAGGTTTGATGACATCTGTACTTAACCGTAACAAGTCATCTTTTTCAATCATATGATTAGCAATAGCTGGTCCTAAGCTACCGGGTGCTAAGCTAATAATGCCATTCATATTAGTCAGTGCTTGAGTGACTTCTTCATTCGCGATAACAATGCCACAGCGCACGCCAGGTAAACCAAGCTTAGATAAGCTCATACATAAAATTGTGTTTTCATTCCAAAAGGGTTCAACGTCTTCAAATATGATATTTGGAAACGGCAGACCATAAGCGTTATCGATTAACAGCGGGATGTTATTCTCGCGTGCCAGCTTATCGAGTTTATGCACTTCTTCGTCTGTTAAAACGTTACCCGTTGGGTTGGTTGGGCGAGAAGCACAAATTGCAGCGACTGACTCATCCACTTTTAGCTTTTCAAAATCTACATGGTATTTAAATAAGCCATTATCGAGCAGCTCAATTTCAGGGTGGTATGACACAAAAATATCATCATCAATACCAGCATCACCATATCCAATATATTCAGGCGCTAAAGGCAGCAGTATTTTTTTATGAGATCCATCGGTTTGCTGACCGGCTAATAAGTTAAATAGGTAGAAGAAGCCACTTTGGCTACCGTTGGTTAGGCTGATATTCTTTTCGCTAATATCCCAGCCATGAGTGTCTTTAAGTAATTTAGCTAATGACTTTACGAAGACGTCTTTTCCTTGAGGACCATCGTAATTTGCCATTGCTGCAACAAGCTCTCCACTGGCGAGCATTTCTGCACTGGCTTGGTTGAAGTAATCGAGCATGGCTGGGATGGCGGCAGGGTTACCACCACCGAGCATGATGGCGCCAGGAGTTCGTAGACCATCATTTAGGTCGTCCATTAGACGCGTAATACCAGAATATCGATTAAATTTTTCACCAAACTTAGAGAATTGCATTGCGTTTTATACCTAATTCATTGTGATTGCTTGTTATATTTTATTTGCCAGACCAAATGTCTGCCATCAGTGTAATCCTTGAACATACCGCAATGCTTTTGCGACGCAAAGCCCGAAATGCTCTAACACGTAAAAAATTTCTATATGGTAGGTTTTGAAGGTTTGTTTACTGTGCGAGAAAGGCTTTGGATAAAAAAAAGGAGAAGCCAAAGCTTCTCCTTTAAATTTCGTGTGTTTTACTCTGGTTCCGCTATTTTGAACCTGTATAAACAACTAATACCTTGTCATCTTTATACTGTCTTTCAAAGGCGTAGTACCCTTCGTGGTTACGAATAATATGCTTTCCTTGAGCTACGGCTGGGTGACGTTGACGGAATTGACCAAGTGCTTGCCAATGTTGCAGTAACTGGGCTCTTTTACCCGTGATTTGATCCCATGGCATATCCGAGCGAGTACCTTGCATAGGATCTGAACCTGTCGGACCAAAATCGCGAGCAATTTCATCTCCGTAATAAAGCTGTACCGCACCAGGTGTCAGCATTAAGGCATTGGCTGCCTTGGTTTGTTTAGCGAAATCACTGCCGTGTTGTGTCCAGAATAGTGAGGTATCATGCGATGATAGATAGCTGAGTACGTTGAACTGACTGTCGCCGTTTATCTTTTCTGCATAACGACGGTAATCATTATCAAGGTCAGATAAACATTTGAGTGCTTTTGGTGCTACATCACTTTGGAATTCAAAGTTGATGATCGAGTCAAAACCATTATCGTAATAATCTGATTTCACAACACTGTGAGCCCATACTTCACCCGTCATCCAAAATGGTAAGTCATCCAGCGCTTTCTCTGGGTTGTTCTGTTTCCACTCTGCTAGTGCTTGGTTGGTACTTTCTTTTAATTCAGCCCACGCCTCTAGCTCTACGTGCTTGGCTGTATCAACTCTAAAGCCATCGACTCCGTATTCACGTACCCAGTCAGACAACCAAGTAATAAGGTGTTCACGCGGTGTTTGTAGATCGTTGCTCGCATTGGTTTGTTTATTGGCGAAGAAATTCGGCTGCCCTGTTTTTTCCGTTGATTCTGTTTTTAGATCTGGTAGGTGTGCTAATGACATGGTGATGTTGTTGTAACCTGGAGAATCATAAGCTCCAATATCGCTACGTAACCATGCTTTACCCCACCACTTCTCCCATGCTTCTTTATCGCTGTAAGAAATGTAGTTATTGAAGTAGTGCCAATTTTGTCCTTCTTTTGGCTGCCAATCTGTCCATTTTTCACCAAGTGCTTTGCGAGCTTCAGCATCTGTTAAATTCAGTTTACCGAAGTCGAATTCTTGCATATCGGCAAGCGTGGCGTAGCCCGTGTGGTTCATGACCACATCCCAAACTACGCGGATACCTTTACTGTGCGCGGTATCGATGAAAGTTTTTAGATCGTCTTCAGTGCCCATGTTGTCATCAAGTTTGGTCCAATCTTGATGGTAGTAGCCGTGATAACCATAGTGTTTGAAGTCACCTTTGTCACCACCGCCGACCCAGCCGTGAATTTGCTCTAAAGGAGAGGTTATCCAAATAGCGTTTGCACCAAGTGATTCTATGTAGTCGAGCTTTTCTGTTAAACCTGCTAAGTCACCACCATGAAAAGTACCTATTTCATCTTGAGCATCTTGGCTGCGACCATAGCTGTTGTCGTTGTCTGGGTTGCCGTTGTGGAAACGGTCGGTCATGACAAAGTAAACCATGGCGTTATCCCAACTAAAATCCGGCTTGGCTTTGGTTTCTACTTTTTCTAGTAGTAATACACCTTGACTGTCTTCTGCTGGCTGCATGGTGACGCTACCATTGGTTACAGTAGCTTGTGTACCAGAAAGTGCGTCTCTCACTAGGATGCCGTCATCAAAGGTTTTTGCCACATTGATAGTGGTGGGTGAATCATTTGGAACGGGGCATGTGAAGCTTTGGACTTCTTTCTGTTTTGGTTTGATCTTAACCGTGAGTTCATTAGTTTGTGGGTTTAATGTGAACTGGTAGGTATTAGGACGAAATACTTTTATGTTGATTTCAGATTTTTCGGCGCAATCGTCTAAGCGAAGGGGTTTATTGAACTTGATGCGACTTTCTTCAGCTAGAGCGTAGTTGGTACCACAGGTTTGCTGAGCATCACCGATAGAAAAAGCATAACTGCCTTTTGCTAGCTCATGTTCTGCTAATAACGTGCCTTGTCCTGTCGACTGAAAGGTAAGAGTCTCGTTAACTATGGTGAGTAATAAGTTGTTGTCTGTGGTTTGGCTGCATGCGCTGAGTGCGAGAATTGAAAGCGCGAGTGTTGTTTTTTTCATTGTGTCCTTCCCCGAATAAACAGGACATTTATAACAAATAAGGGGACCTACAGTCTGAGTGCTAATTCATTCGGTTATCTAATATTACCTCTACAAATAATTACTCAGTTCACAAAAACAAAAAGGGAAGCTTTCGCTTCCCTTTGGGTGTTTATCTTTAGTTGCTTAAAGCATAGCTTCGATCAACGGTCTCTTTCGTGCTTACTTTTGCAGTAGAGAGATGTCAGCAATCTGTAGGAACAGGTTACGTAGGTTGTTCAGTAGCGTTAGACGGTTCTTCTTAAGCGCTTCGTCATCAGCCATAACCATTACGTTATCGAAGAATGCATCAACAGGTTCACGTAGATCAGCAAGCTTGCTTAGGGCTTCTTGGTAGTTGCCTGTTGCGAATGCTGGTTCTAGTGCTTCCGTCATTACTTCAACGTTTTCAGCCAGTGCTTTCTCTGCGTCTTCTTGAAGAAGAGTTAGGTCGATTTCTGCTGGTAGCTCGCCATCGAATTTCGCAAGGATATTACCTACACGCTTGTTCGCTGCTGCTAGTGCTTCTGCTGCTTCCAGTTCACGGAAGTGAGAAACCGCTTTAACACGTTGGTCAAAGTCAGCTGGCTTAGTTGGACGACGTGCTAGTACTGCTTGGATGATATCAACGCTGAAACCAGCATCTTGGTACCATGCGCGGAAACGACCTAGCATAAAGTCGATAACGTCAGCTTCTACGTTTTCGTTAGTCAGCTTGTCGCCTAGTAGTTCTTTAGCTTTACCGATAAGATCGGTTAGGTCTAGGTT
This window harbors:
- a CDS encoding alpha-amylase; this translates as MKKTTLALSILALSACSQTTDNNLLLTIVNETLTFQSTGQGTLLAEHELAKGSYAFSIGDAQQTCGTNYALAEESRIKFNKPLRLDDCAEKSEINIKVFRPNTYQFTLNPQTNELTVKIKPKQKEVQSFTCPVPNDSPTTINVAKTFDDGILVRDALSGTQATVTNGSVTMQPAEDSQGVLLLEKVETKAKPDFSWDNAMVYFVMTDRFHNGNPDNDNSYGRSQDAQDEIGTFHGGDLAGLTEKLDYIESLGANAIWITSPLEQIHGWVGGGDKGDFKHYGYHGYYHQDWTKLDDNMGTEDDLKTFIDTAHSKGIRVVWDVVMNHTGYATLADMQEFDFGKLNLTDAEARKALGEKWTDWQPKEGQNWHYFNNYISYSDKEAWEKWWGKAWLRSDIGAYDSPGYNNITMSLAHLPDLKTESTEKTGQPNFFANKQTNASNDLQTPREHLITWLSDWVREYGVDGFRVDTAKHVELEAWAELKESTNQALAEWKQNNPEKALDDLPFWMTGEVWAHSVVKSDYYDNGFDSIINFEFQSDVAPKALKCLSDLDNDYRRYAEKINGDSQFNVLSYLSSHDTSLFWTQHGSDFAKQTKAANALMLTPGAVQLYYGDEIARDFGPTGSDPMQGTRSDMPWDQITGKRAQLLQHWQALGQFRQRHPAVAQGKHIIRNHEGYYAFERQYKDDKVLVVYTGSK
- a CDS encoding valine--pyruvate transaminase, coding for MQFSKFGEKFNRYSGITRLMDDLNDGLRTPGAIMLGGGNPAAIPAMLDYFNQASAEMLASGELVAAMANYDGPQGKDVFVKSLAKLLKDTHGWDISEKNISLTNGSQSGFFYLFNLLAGQQTDGSHKKILLPLAPEYIGYGDAGIDDDIFVSYHPEIELLDNGLFKYHVDFEKLKVDESVAAICASRPTNPTGNVLTDEEVHKLDKLARENNIPLLIDNAYGLPFPNIIFEDVEPFWNENTILCMSLSKLGLPGVRCGIVIANEEVTQALTNMNGIISLAPGSLGPAIANHMIEKDDLLRLSTDVIKPFYKEKSLRAVELLQQAITDPRFRIHKPEGAIFLWLWFDELPITTMELYDRLKARGVLIVPGEYFFIGQKDDWEHAHQCLRMNYVQDDEAMQKGIAIIAEEVKKAYQQV
- a CDS encoding Hsp20 family protein; the protein is MRTVDFTPLYRNAIGFDRLVNMMEANTSKNTSGGYPPYNIEQKDENKYRITMAVAGFADEQLDLTQKENMLIVKGERKTEEEKTYVYQGIAERDFERKFQLADYVKVVGASMENGLLHIDLEREIPEAMQPRKIAINGKSLLEG